GAGAGGTTGAAGCTGACCGCAAAGCCCGTGTAGCGGACTTTGGTGGGGAAGAGTTCGGCGAGGAAGCTCGGGAGCGTGCCGTCATTAAGCGTGAGCATTCCACCCAACAGGATCTGAACCAGCACGATCACCAGGAAGTTGCGGGTGTCCAGGAGCATGAACGCGGGAACTGTTAGAAGAATGAACAGCACCGACGCCGTGAGGAGCATCCGCTTCCTGCCGAACTTGTCCGACGCAATCCCAGTCAGGAAGATGAAGCCGATGTAGCTGGCCAAGGCAATGGTGGTGGCCAGGAACGATTCCGTGGCGCCAAAGCCCAATTCTTCCGAAAGGTACGTGGGCATGTAGCTGAGGATCACGTAGAACCCGACGGCGTTCAGCAACACCGCGCCTGTGGCGATGACGAGCTGCTTCCTATAGGTCTTGAACATGGCCAGCGCCGGTGCTTTGACGCCGTCGTCCTTCTCGGCCAGCTCCCGGAAGGCCGGAGTGTCCTCCAGCTTGGTCCGGATGTAACGGCCGATCAGGCCCATGGGCGCAGCCAAAAGGAAGGGCAACCGCCAGCCCCACTCGCCCAGTTGCTCCGCGCTGAGCAAAGAGCTGAGGATCGCGGCCAGCAAGGACCCCAGCAGCAGTCCCGCTGCGGTACTTGCAGGCACGACGGCGGCATACAGTCCGCGGCGATTGGCCGGTGCGTACTCCACCAGGAAGGCGGACGCGCCGGCATATTCACCGGCGGCGGAGAACCCTTGGACCACCCGGACGAGGAGGAGCAGGATCGGCGCCATCACACCGATGGTGGCGTATCCGGGAATCAGTGCGATGCAGAAAGTAGCAACTGACATCAGCACGATCGAAAGGCTCAGAGCCTGCTTGCGGCCCAGCTTGTCTCCGATGTGGCCCCAGATGAAACCGCCCAGGGGCCGAACGAAGAAACTGATGGCAAAGACGCCGAAGGTCGCGAGCAGCGCTGTCTGACGATCCGATTCCGGAAAGAAGACCGTAGAGATGA
This Paenarthrobacter sp. GOM3 DNA region includes the following protein-coding sequences:
- a CDS encoding MFS transporter — translated: MSNESSLAAEQETQASGSSPTAIHSVSKDTRRRVVTASFIGNFVEWFDYAVYGYLAGVISTVFFPESDRQTALLATFGVFAISFFVRPLGGFIWGHIGDKLGRKQALSLSIVLMSVATFCIALIPGYATIGVMAPILLLLVRVVQGFSAAGEYAGASAFLVEYAPANRRGLYAAVVPASTAAGLLLGSLLAAILSSLLSAEQLGEWGWRLPFLLAAPMGLIGRYIRTKLEDTPAFRELAEKDDGVKAPALAMFKTYRKQLVIATGAVLLNAVGFYVILSYMPTYLSEELGFGATESFLATTIALASYIGFIFLTGIASDKFGRKRMLLTASVLFILLTVPAFMLLDTRNFLVIVLVQILLGGMLTLNDGTLPSFLAELFPTKVRYTGFAVSFNLSNALFGGTAPFMATLLIGATHSKLAPGWYLVAASIVSLIAVLFAAETSKKPLQQD